Part of the uncultured Anaeromusa sp. genome is shown below.
ACGCGCTTTTGTAGATGGTATAACGGCGACTGGAACCATGGGCGAGGTGGATGTTACAGCTGCTTTTGTTCAGGAAGATAATGCTGGAGAGCAGGATAATCGAGTTTACGCCATTCGTACGGGCTTTCAAAAAGAGAAACCCTTTCAATGGGGCATGACGTTGGGCCGTTACCAAGATAGCTCGGCAGGCAGCACCAATCATTGGGCGCTTGATGGGACGTATACGGCTGGAAAGCATACGTGGACGGCGGAATATACGCAGTCTAACCGCAGCAACGATAATCGGGCGTATGCGGTAACTTGGGAGTATGGTTTCGACGATAAGACCGCGGTGTATCTTACCGGTTTCCGGGTGGAAACAAACGGAGATATGGGACAACAAAGCGATTTTGACAACAACAATCGCGGTTTATACTATGGAATTAAACATCAGCTAAGCAAAAATAACTCTTTGGAGCTGGTTTACAAAGACCAAAAAGCGCTTGATAGCGGGCAAAAAAATACCAAATTAGAAGCTACTTTTACGCAGAACTTTTAACCCTTGTAGGCAAAAAGCCAAGACTGGTTGGGACCTCCCAGCGGCTCTTGGCTTTTTTGATATGCCAGATTATAACTATGTAAATTCCCATCCTATCGTTACCTTATACTGTGCGTTGACTTTTAAAACTTATTTTGCTAAGGTTATAACGATAATTACGCAGGCGCTTTTAGAGAGGAGACCGGCATGCTGCAGCTGATTAATACTTCCAGCTATGTTGACGATTGTGCAATGTGGCGCAGTTGGGGCGGCGGTCTGGAAGGATTTCTGGCGGACCATGGCTTAGATGGGGTTGAGGCCTATTTGGGCGATGACTGGGACGATGCGCAGCTGTCTGCACGGCATATTTGCGGGGTGCATTTGCGCTTTTGGCCGGCATGGCTTGATTTCTGGCGTGGCGACGAAGCGGAAGTGCTGCGGCAGTTTGGCAGCTGGGAAAATGCCAGGCTGTATTACGGTGCAGATACTCCAACAGGGTGGCTGGCGGTTTGGCGGCGCAATTTGGCGCAGGCCGTAGCCGCAGGCGCTCGTTATGTCGTTCTTCATGTGGCCCATGTGC
Proteins encoded:
- a CDS encoding porin; this translates as MKQWIAMLAAGTVLTTSSMALAAEPVKFSGDVTVKYEKDTAEGADDVAGTMSSVRLKGEADLGKGWSLYARFGAQHATQPGLADYNTDSAVYGDKKSVMTIDQFGFTRQAGDMLLKIGRQDVTVGTTALLYSRSESNIGKRAFVDGITATGTMGEVDVTAAFVQEDNAGEQDNRVYAIRTGFQKEKPFQWGMTLGRYQDSSAGSTNHWALDGTYTAGKHTWTAEYTQSNRSNDNRAYAVTWEYGFDDKTAVYLTGFRVETNGDMGQQSDFDNNNRGLYYGIKHQLSKNNSLELVYKDQKALDSGQKNTKLEATFTQNF